A region from the Falco rusticolus isolate bFalRus1 chromosome 4, bFalRus1.pri, whole genome shotgun sequence genome encodes:
- the R3HDM4 gene encoding R3H domain-containing protein 4: MVVLRGGAGPEEPYPRIEDCLPPLEDSPSKRFSPSKRKQYYINKAIRNSDLIPRAKGRKSLQRLENTRYLMTLLERDECGSDDGELTHSATPSIFTEACNNETYMEIWNDFVNRSGEEQERVLLYLEEEARKKHKRKLPVKNEDKWKEHPAYTPKECFQRISRRLRATLKRGRIPMGTLEGLEEELLAFFSVTPHSVYTALMDNSFERLLLHALCQYMDLVSASSDIEGKRQMKVSNKHRVFLPPELLLSDYLGQMS, encoded by the exons ATGGTGGTGctgcggggcggcgcgggcccTGAGGAGCCCTACCC GAGGATTGAGGACTGCCTGCCCCCGCTGGAGGACTCCCCGTCCAAGAGGTTCTCCCCGTCCAAGCGAAAGCAGTATTATATCAACAAGGCCATCCGCAACTCGGACCTCATCCCCAGGGCCAAGGGCCGCAAGAGCCTGCAGAGGCTGGAGAACA CCCGCTACCTGATGACTCTTCTGGAGCGAGATGAATGCGGGAGTGACGATGGAGAGCTCACCCACTCTGCCACCCCCAGCATCTTCACTGAAGCCTGTAACAACGAGACCTACATGGAG ATCTGGAATGACTTCGTGAACCGATCAGGAGAAGAGCAAGAGCGAGTCCTGCTCTACCTGGAGGAGGAGGCCCGGAAGAAGCACAAGAGGAAGCTGCCTGTCAAGAACGAAGACAAGTGGAAAG AGCACCCTGCCTACACGCCCAAGGAGTGCTTCCAGCGCATCAGCCGCCGCCTGCGTGCCACCCTGAAGCGGGGCCGGATCCCCATG GGGACGCTGGAGGGCctggaggaagagctgctggcCTTCTTCTCCGTCACCCCTCACTCAGTCTACACAGCGCTGATGGACAACAG CTTTGAGCGACTCCTGCTCCATGCGCTCTGCCAGTACATGGACCTCGTCTCTGCCA GTTCGGACATCGAAGGGAAACGTCAGATGAAAGTGAGCAACAAACACCGCGTCTTCCTGCCCCCCGAGCTCCTGCTCTCAGACTACCTGGGGCAGATGAGCTGA